One genomic segment of Capricornis sumatraensis isolate serow.1 chromosome X, serow.2, whole genome shotgun sequence includes these proteins:
- the LOC138071889 gene encoding melanoma-associated antigen B4-like: MAPSSPDAGPSCAGSDEGAQGPGEESAGASQAAPATQSTRKDPLTRKASMLVEFLLEKDTKKEPISQHTLLKVVGRKYRQHFLEILRRASKHMELVFGLKLTVVGRSMIIYALIYKLNLGGDEGLSEGGGLPKSGFLMVLLGIIFRKSNHAPGEDVWEFLSVLGVYTGRSHWIFGEPRRLLTKDLVQKKYLKYRQVPNSDPLHYEFLWGLRACVETSKMKVLEVLAKIHDTVLTSFPDLYDEALRDQAERAGLRGTARAPTMAEASAPSRAKSYSSSHI; this comes from the coding sequence ATGGCCCCTAGCTCTCCTGATGCAGGGCCTTCCTGTGCAGGATCTGAtgaaggtgcccagggcccaggggaggaaagtgcaggtgcctcccaggcagcccctgccACTCAGAGCACTCGCAAAGATCCTCTGACCAGGAAGGCCAGCATGCTGGTGGAGTTCCTGCTGGAGAAGGACACCAAGAAGGAGCCAATCTCGCAGCACACCCTGCTGAAGGTCGTTGGCAGGAAGTATAGGCAGCACTTCCTTGAGATCCTCAGGAGAGCCTCTAAGCACATGGAGCTGGTCTTTGGCCTGAAGCTGACGGTAGTCGGCCGTAGCATGATCATCTACGCTCTCATCTACAAGCTCAACCTCGGCGGCGATGAAGGTCTGAGTGAGGGGGGTGGTCTGCCCAAGTCCGGTTTCCTCATGGTGCTCCTGGGCATTATCTTCAGGAAGAGTAACCACGCCCCCGGGGAGGATGTCTGGGAATTCCTCAGTGTGTTGGGGGTCTATACTGGGAGGAGTCACTggatctttggggagcccagaaggCTCCTCACCAAAGATCTGGTGCAGAAGAAGTACCTGAAGTATCGACAGGTGCCCAATAGCGATCCTCTGCACTACGAGTTCCTGTGGGGCCTGAGAGCTTGTGTTGAGACCAGTAAGATGAAAGTGTTGGAGGTGCTGGCCAAGATCCACGATACTGTCCTGACTTCCTTCCCAGACCTCTATGACGAGGCTCTGAGAGATCAGGCggagagagcagggctgagaggcaCGGCCAGGGCTCCAACAATGGCTGAAGCCAGTGCCCCTTCCAGGGCCAAGTCCTACAGCTCCTCCCACATCTAG